The genomic DNA GTACCGTCCCCACACAGTTGATGCTACTATGCTTAGTAAGCGAGTCGAAGAGGACAAAATTTTCTAGTTGTCAGCAAGTCAACCAGAACTCCCATCGTTCTCATGTCCCCACAACTCCCATCGTTTGCGTATGTCTGTTCCACGATTCAGAGAGAAGAAGTGAGGAAAAAAGTCATGAATGTGGAACCTAAGTCTACCTTGTCTGACACCCGTGCTTATGCTGCAAATCGCCTACCCAAAGGGGAAATCTCTTACAAAGGCAAGCGACCAGATTTGAAGTGTCAACACTGTCATCATCTAGGACATCTAGTTGAACGATGCTGGGTTTTTCATCCAGAACTAAAACCGAAGTTTTCCAAGGACAAGGGACCTCCAAAACATAGAACCCATGTTGCCGAGACCTTGCAGGGAGATATGGTAAATTATACCTCTAATCCAATTTCACTTATCAATGAGTTTGCTACATATCTTCAACAAAAGGGTGATCAGGGACTTTTAGGCTCTGGAAACTCAAATTCCACAGCTCTTTTTGGTAAGTTTGCTGGTTTCTTGGCAAACTCACAGCATCAGTCTCATGAAAATATTGAAGGTATTTCAACTGCACTTTCAACTGTCTTGAAATTTAGTACTGTGCATGATTTTTGGATTGTTGATTCTGGTGCCACCGATCATATGACCAATAAATTAACCAATCTGTtcgatttcaaaaaatttcctGCTCCATCTCATGTGTCAGTTGCCAATGGGTACGGTGTTCCTCTTATTGGTGAAGGAAAATTTAAATTGTTCCCTAACGATGTGAATTCAATAGCTTTGTATGTTCCTTCGTTTCCAGTCCAGTTGCTCTTTGTTAGCAAACTCACTCAAGCACTTAATTGTCGTGCTATATTTCTTCCTCGTATGGTACTTTTTCAGGACCTCGTCACCAAGAAGACGATTGGTGAAGGATTCTTCTTACAGGAACTCTACTACATCTCAGGAAACTTCCTAAACACCCTTTGTGCTCAAGCTTCagctttctcttcttccttgtcAGACTATATCCTATGGCATCGACGTCTAGGACATCcatcaaaaaaaattcttaCCAAATTGCTTCCCCACGTGGGTATTGAATCCATTTCTTGTGATACTTGTCATTTTTCAAAGTCTACAAGACTACCTTTTATGTCATCTTTATCTAGAGCTAATAAAATGTTTGAGCTTGTACACTCTAATATTTGGGGACCTACCATTGAATCCTTTGATGGTTTTAAGTATTTCGTTATGTTCATTGATGATTTCTCTCATGTTACCTGGGTGTACTTATTAAAGTCTAAAGGTGAGGTTATGGATGTTTTCAAAGATTTCCCCATGCTTGTTCTAAATCAATTCTCTACCAAAATTCAAATCCTTCGTTCGATAATGGCACATAATACATGTCTAAAAATAGGACACAATATTTAAATTCTCATGGCATTGTGCATCAAACTAGTTGTGTTGgtactccccaacaaaatggagtagccaACCGCAAGAATAGAGACCTTTTGGAAAAAAATCGTGCCTTGATGATACAAATGCATGTTCCAAAGCATTTTTGGTCTCAAGGGGTGTTGGctgttgtttatattattaACTGGTTACCAAGCCGGGTGTTGTCCTTTAAATCTCCTCTTGAAGTTTTGCAAGGAAAATCTCTTGATCTATCCCATTTGAAGGTATTTGGGTGCACTTGTTTTGTGCATATACAGACCTCTCTTCGTGATAAATTTGATCCACGGGCTGCTAAATGTGTCTCCTTGGGCTATTCATCAACCAagaaaggatataaatgttatcaCCTTGATTCCAGGAAACTATTTGTTACAAGAGATGTTAAATTCGAAGAAACAGCCCCTTATTATATCGCTCTCAAGATTCTTTGGAGGATATTTTCCCCTTGCCCATTTTATACAATCATCTTGCTGGTTCTAAGTCATCCATTCCTCCAAGTTCTCCTGGAACTTCATCAGATACAAGTAGTAACTTCATTTTGCCTGTCCCTACTGATGCAAATGCAGGTCAATTTGCCAGTACACCTTCAGACACAAATGCAGCTCAATCTGATTGTTCACGGGCTGATTCCTCTGATTGCTCACGGGCTGAGTCATCACAAGTCGAGTCTGTTTCTCCTGCTTGTCAGGATGTTTCACAGCACCGTCAATATCCTCTTCACAGCCATGCTCCTCCAGCAAAGCTCCAAGATTTTGTTACATACTCAATCTGTCATCCAATCTCAAAGTATATCACCTATCATCGATTCTCCTCAACTCATGCAGCATTTCTCTCTACTATATCCAGTGTACATGAGCCTAAAACTTTCCATGAAGCAAATTCCCACGAAATTTGGCGTAAGGCTATGCATGAAGAGCTTCAAGCTCTT from Diospyros lotus cultivar Yz01 chromosome 4, ASM1463336v1, whole genome shotgun sequence includes the following:
- the LOC127800483 gene encoding uncharacterized protein LOC127800483 isoform X2, with product MSPQLPSFAYVCSTIQREEVRKKVMNVEPKSTLSDTRAYAANRLPKGEISYKGKRPDLKCQHCHHLGHLVERCWVFHPELKPKFSKDKGPPKHRTHVAETLQGDMVNYTSNPISLINEFATYLQQKGDQGLLGSGNSNSTALFGKFAGFLANSQHQSHENIEGFGGYSYFWEPWWWAGMITMIVGEKANFAAYAYALAILVTPLGALSIIFSAVLAHFILEEKLHIFGVVGCALCLVGSTTVVLHAPQERKIESVKEVWHLATEPGKWSLSLIDL